The segment atttttgagtcACTTAGTCACAGTGTCAAATGGTCCAAACACCACAATTTATTTATGTGAATagtaaaaaagcaacaaaatataaacagtgaTCACACAAGATgttataaaaagtaaaaaactgaaTAGTACAAAAGcattaatataaaaactgagacagacagataggTCTTGTAGAGTTAAACTGAGAGGTGAATGTTGTTTGTTAGTCTTAACTCTTCGGTTTTTACAGAAACATCACTAAACTCAGTCATTAGTGTCACATTGACTAAAGTTAAGTTttcttgctgttgctgtgttgttgtttctatTTCGATTCTCCACAGGAGTTTCCTCATTTGATTGTTCTCCTGCTTGACTCCAACTCTCTGAGTCTTTTTGCTCTGGGTTTTCACTTATTTGACTTTTCTCAGTAGGTGTCCGCTTTCTGAGGTTGTTGTCCTGActgttgtgttcaggtgttctGATTTCTTCATTGGAGAAAGTCTCATCGTTTCCCTGCATGTCTAAAAGTGTACTAAGTTTTTCTTCTACTGTGACTGCTTGGATTTCCTGCttttttaaagttgttctggtcctgaaaAGAAATTACTTAAcgttaaacataaataaatattctgttaTATAGATAAACATACTGACAGTGAGTCTGCAGTGATCATAACCAACAGTGAAGTTGAAGAATTTGCTTCACATATGTAGAATACCTCAGATTATCCTGGATGACAGAAGAATAATATGTAGGTAAAGAGCCAAACTGGATGACAATAATCTAATATTGCACATCTTATATATGAGAGTATTAGTGTCTCACTATAAGATGAATTAAATCTGAACAAACATTCATCAGCTctcacagactgagacacagataTTACAACAACtcaaaaagaagaataaaagtcGTACCTTATAATAAACAGAACAATGAAGAGAGAACCAAAGGCTGCAAACACAGTCAGTAAAACTGATCTGtttcttttaaagaaaaagaggaaacgtGTTTAAATTATAAACTCAACAGTTATAAAGTAACAACAAGAACATTAACTTACTGAACTCTCTGTTTTCAGACTCAGATTCTTCTTCAGATcctggaaacagaaatgtaaccatgagaatgatgaagaaaataaaaaagtatgaatcAGGATGTTTGGACGTGTTTCTCACCATCAGCAGACGTCGCTTTGACCTCAGGAATCATCACAAACACCTCTTTCTGAGGACCAGAGAGGACTCTCACTGCACATCCAACCTGGATgctgtcaccatggaaaccagaCAGCACCGCCGTGGTGGTGACGGTGACTGTAGCGTCGGTGTTGTTGACGGTCACCGTGTGGTAGTGCGACAAGTTGAGGTGTTGTTGTGAGACAGTCAGTGTTACTGTGGGAGCAGGTCGACCTGTGACTGAGCAGGACACAACTGACTCTTCAGGAGAGTTGGATTCTCTGACATGTAGAATGGGCTCATGCAgctctgtcaacacaaacatcacatcaacccagagcttacacacacagctgctgctgacatgaaGCTGGATTTCACCAGGAACATTTCACCAATCATTCAGTCTGGTTCTTACCATAGATCTGGAGGCAGGTTCTACCTGTTAGAGCACCATCAGGgtaacagttaaacaaacacagataacaacCTTCATCCTGTTCTGTTATATTTCTCATCACTATGGAGCAGTTCTTCAGTCCAACATCTTTAAACTTCACTTTATCTCTAAAGTCTGAATTCACTCTTTGACCAAAGTATTTGTTGTATGAAGCCATGTTCTTGTCATGATCAGGTAAAATTTTCTGCCATGTGACTTGAAGAACGTCTTTAGAGTCCATGAGCTGACAGCTGAAATGAGCCTCTTCTCCTACAGCTGCCATCACAGTCTGATGAGTCTGGACCACATATGTTAGAGAAACATctgtgtggaggaagaagaaaggaggagatgaTGAGTTGTGGTTTGTAACAGATTCACTACAGAACAGTGTTTAAGAAGCAGCTACAAGTCAGACATAAAATCTGAGGAGCTACAGTACATAGTGTAACTTTAGTTTTAGTACACTTTTTTTCGGTGTTGTTAATTAAGTTTAATACTACtgatttatgttatttattattaatattatatgtaCTCTGTTAAcctatattttacttttacaatgtTATATTTCATGAGcacaattattaattattaaagtattGTTTATGATTACAATATTTTGATTCTTTATGAATTACAgcactttttatttccatgtgtcACATTAGCAATTACTAATGTGGGccaatcccatttgagcaagctttaggcaacagtggaaaggaaaaactccctgagaaggcaacaggaagaaaccttgagatgAACCAGATTCAACAGGGAATCCTATATCAAATGGGTgataacagaaagcaggaaTCGAGCGTTTATACTATttgttaggcagcaggcagaaACATCTGATGAGTTTTCttaaacaaagatttaaaaaacaaacatatttgaTCATCTTTCCTGTTGTGAACAAaaaatttacagtttacaaatTTGTAATATATGAATGTAAATAGTTCTTATTTAAGAAAAaggaagacatttttatttagcattataCTGAAATCAGAACAGATAACATcaaatgtcagtaaaatataataatcaaaaCCACTGTATACTTAAAGTACTATTGTTAGAGTTTAAATGAAAGCTTGAATAAAGTGTGAACTTTAAGTGGATGTCGTCTCTAAAGCTTCAACAGAGTCACTGAACTGTTAAGACTGGTCAAAATCAACTCCGTTTGTAGCTGAAGGTGGTTTGTTGATCTGTTGATTGTTGGACCAGATGATACATGTTCAGGGACGCATAGTGTTTCATTACATTCACAGTAACATCACAGTGAATGCTAACACTGACTGAGACAATCTGAGCATTAACTTACTGAAATCTCAGAGAAATCCTGAGGCTACAAAAGGCTACTACCacaaagataaaagtaaaatgagaaaagaggaaaaatcagAGGTGGTTCATTATTTGACTAAATGCTATGTAATGTGTAACAAGAATTAAATGTACTCTGAGGTCTCTGTTTAACCAAGAAATAAACAGtaggaaaacatgaaatgaaatactgAGACATACTTCTTATTGTAGAGTTTGTTTCTGATTCAGTGTGAACATTAATGTTTTCAAAGAAACATCAGTAACAGAAGTGAAATCAGGTAAATCCAGTTTctactgaacagcagcttcaagATCATCAggacctggacgactgagaatctccacagacgTTCACACTAACAGGAAATCTGGTCTctgaagctgcagtttgattCAGTCGGTTTTACCACGAGAACTAAACTCAGTCTTTAGTGTCACATAGCTCAAAGTTAAGTTTTCTTGctgttgctttgttgttgttgtttcttttttcattctccACAGGTGTTTTCTCATTTGACTGTTCTCCTGCTTGACTCCAACTCTCTGAGTCTTTTTGCTCTGGGTTGTCACTTATTTGACTTTTCTCAGTAGGTGTCCGCTTTCTGAGGTTGTTGTCCTGAATGTTTAAAGGTGTTCTAATTTCCTCTTTAGGAATGGTCTGATCGTTTTCCTGCATGTCTGATGCTGtactctgtttttcttcttctgtgactGGATGGATTTCCTGCTTGTTTAaagttgttctggtcctgaaaagaaaaaagctgtcTTATTACTTAACgtgaaacataaataaatattcttaaCTGGTAATATAGATACATACTGACAGTGATCATAACCAAAAGTAAAGTTGAAAGatttaatttacaaatgtagaaaacatgAGATAATTCAGTATGATAGAAGAATAATATGTAGGTAAAGAGCCAAACTAGAAGATAATGTgacaataatttaataatacacACATCTTATATATAAGAGAGTATTTGTTTGAGGATGGGACGTCTCACTATAAGATCAATTAAATCTGAACTAACATGTATCTGCTctcacagactgagacacagatattacaacaacacaaaaagaagaataaaactcGTACCTTATAATAAACAGAACAATGACGACCAACGATGAACCAAagatcacaaacacaatcagtaaaactgatctgtttcctttaaagaaaaagaggaagcatGTTTAAATTATAAACTCAAACGTTATAAAATAACAAGAACATTAACTTACTGAAGTGTCTGTTTTCAGACTCAGATTCTTCATCAGATcctggaaacagaaatgtaaccatgagaatgatgaagaaaataaaaaagtatgaatcAGGATGTTTGGACGTGTTTCTCACCATCAGCAGACGTCGCTTTGACCTCAGGAATCATCACAAACACCTCTTTCTGAGGACCAGAGAGGACTCTCACTGCACATCCAACCTGGATgctgtcaccatggaaaccagaCAGCACAGCCGTGGTGCTGACGGTGACTGTAGCGTCGGTGTTGTTGACGGTCACCGTGTGGTAGTGAGACAAGTTGAGGTGTTGTTGTGAGACAGTCAGTGTTACTGTGGGAGCAGGTCGACCTGTGACTGAGCAGGACACAACTGACTCTTCAGGAGAGTTGGATTCTCTGACATGTAGAATGGGCTCATGCAgctctgtcaacacaaacatcacatcaacccagagttacacacacagctgctgctgacatgaaGCTGGATTTCACCAGGAACATTTCACCAATGGTTCAGTCTGGTTCTTACCATAGAGATGGAGGCAGGTTCTACCTGTTAGAGCACCATCAGGgtaacagttaaacaaacacagataacaacCTTCATCCTGTTCTGTTATATTTCTCATCACTATGGAGCAGTTCTTCAGTCCAACATCTTTAAACTTCACTTTATCTCTAAAGTCTGAATTCACTCTTTGACCAAAGTATATGTGGTATGAAGCCATGTTCTTGTCATGATCAGGTAAAATTTTCTGCCATGTGATTTGAAGAACGTCTTTAGAGTCCATGAGCTGACAGCTGAAATGAGCCTCTTCTCCTACAGCTGCCATCACAGTCTGATGAGTCTGGACCACAGATGTTAGAGAAACATctgtgtggaggaagaagaaaggaggagatgaTGAGTTGTGGTTTGTAACAGATTCACTACAGAACAGTGTTTAAGAAGCAGCTACAAGTCAGACATAAAATCTGAGGAGCTACAGTACATAGTGTAACTTTAGTTTTAGTACACTTTTTTTCGGTGTTGTTAATTAAGTTTAATACTACtgatttatgttatttattattaatattatatgtaCTCTGTTAAcctatattttacttttacaatgtTATATTTCATGAGcacaattattaattattaaagtattGTTTATGATTACAATATTTTGATTCTTTATGAATTACAgcactttttatttccatgtgtcACATTAGCAATTACTAATGTGGGccaatcccatttgagcaagctttaggcaacagtggaaaggaaaaactccctgagaaggcaacaggaagaaaccttgagatgAACCAGATTCAACAGGGAATCCTATATCAAATGGGTgataacagaaagcaggaaTCGAGCGTTTATACTATttgttaggcagcaggcagaaACATCTGATGAGTTTTCttaaacaaagatttaaaaaacaaacatatttgaTCATCTTTCCTGTTGTGAACAAaaaatttacagtttacaaatTTGTAATATATGAATGTAAATAGTTCTTATTTAAGAAAAaggaagacatttttatttagcattataCTGAAATCAGAACAGATAACATcaaatgtcagtaaaatataataatcaaaaCCACTGTATACTTAAAGTACTATTGTTAGAGTTTAAATGAAAGCTTGAATAAAGTGTGAACTTTAAGTGGATGTCGTCTCTAAAGCTTCAACAGAGTCACTGAACTGTTAAGACTGGTCAAAATCAACTCCGTTTGTAGCTGAAGGTGGTTTGTTGATCTGTTGATTGTTGGACCAGGTGATTCATGTTCAGGGACTCACAGTGTTTCATTACATTCACAGTAACATCACAGTGAATGCTAACACTGACTGAGACAATCTGAGCATTAACTTACTGAAATCTCAGAGAAATCCTGAGGCTACAAAAGGCTACTACCacaaagataaaagtaaaatgagaaaagaggaaaaatcagAGGTGGTTCATTATTTGACTAAATGCTATGTAATGTGTAACAAGAATTAAATGTACTCTGAGGTCTCTGTTTAACCAAGAAATAAACAGtaggaaaacatgaaatgaaatactgAGACATACTTCTTATTGTAGAGTTTGTTTCTGATTCAGTGTGAACATTAATGTTTTCAAAGAAACATCAGTAACAGAAGTGAAATCAGGTAAATCCAGTTTctactgaacagcagcttcaagATCATCAggacctggacgactgagaatctccacagacgTTCACACTAACAGGAAATCTGGTCTctgaagctgcagtttgattCAGTCGGTTTTACCACGAGAACTAAACTCAGTCTTTAGTGTCACATAGCTCAAAGTTAAGTTTTCTTGctgttgctttgttgttgttgtttcttttttcattctccACAGGTGTTTTCTCATTTGACTGTTCTCCTGCTTGACTCCAACTCTCTGAGTCTTTTTGCTCTGGGTTGTCACTTATTTGACTTTTCTCAGTAGGTGTCCGCTTTCTGAGGTTGTTGTCCTGAATGTTTAAAGGTGTTCTAATTTCCTCTTTAGGAATGGTCTGATCGTTTTCCTGCATGTCTGATGCTGtactctgtttttct is part of the Anabas testudineus chromosome 2, fAnaTes1.2, whole genome shotgun sequence genome and harbors:
- the LOC113163470 gene encoding uncharacterized protein LOC113163470 — its product is MFVLTELHEPILHVRESNSPEESVVSCSVTGRPAPTVTLTVSQQHLNLSHYHTVTVNNTDATVTVSTTAVLSGFHGDSIQVGCAVRVLSGPQKEVFVMIPEVKATSADGSDEESESENRHFRNRSVLLIVFVIFGSSLVVIVLFIIRTRTTLNKQEIHPVTEEEKQSTASDMQENDQTIPKEEIRTPLNIQDNNLRKRTPTEKSQISDNPEQKDSESWSQAGEQSNEKTPVENEKRNNNNKATARKLNFELCDTKD